The sequence GAAGGGGGTGGAAGTACAAGGAGAAGGGATAGAGGGAGCAGTGAGAAGAATCTGGAAAGAAATAGGAGCGGAGGCAGAGATAGAGGAAACGAGGGAAATAGGAAAGAAAagtgagagaggaaggaagatgATACTGGTAAAGCTGAAGGGTAGGgaaggaaagagggagaagaTGAGCAAAAAAAGGGCGCTGAGAGGAAGGATGGAAAGGATAGAGGATGATCTGACGATGAAGGAGAGGAGAATGCAATGGAGGCTGGAGAGGAGGAACAAGAGAGAAGTATGGGTAAAGTATGCGAGGATATGGATAGAAGGGAAGTGGTGGAGTTGGGATGAGGAGAGGGAGGTGTTGGTGGATagggagggaagagagagggggaaggagaaggaagagaggagGGGAAGGGTGGTGGGAGAAGAGAGGGAAGGGAATGGGATTGAAGAGGTAGAAAATAGAGGTGGAGggaagaggaagggagagagagagggaggggggagagagaaggataagAGTGGGGTGTGTGAGGGAAGGGGGGAAAAGAAGAGAGGCTTAAAGGTGGGGTTCTGAAATGTGGCGGGGGTGAAGGGAAAAGATGAGGGTTTTTGGGAAAGGATAAAGGAATGGGATGTGATAGGTTTGGTGGAAACATTGTTGGTAGAGGAGGAATGGGGGAAGATAAGGAACAAAGTACCAATGGAATTTGACTGGAGGGTACAGATggcaaagaaagaaggaaaaaggggAAGAGCAAAGGAGGGAATAATGATGGGAGTGAGAAAAGGTTTAGAAGGTGAGGAAGAGGAGGTAGGGGAGGAGAGATTAATATTGAGGGAGGTGAAATGGGAAGGGGAGAAATGGAAAATGGGACAGTATATATAAGGGAAAAAGTAGAGGAGATGTTGAAGACAATAGGAAGGATAAgggaaggaagggagagagaggagggatgGATAGTAGGAGGCGACTACAATGCAAGgacgggagagagaggagtgaTGGAAGAGGGGTGGGATGGAGTGGAGAGGAGATCGAAAGACAAGATAATGAACAAACAAGGAGAGGAGATGATAAAGTGGATAGAGGAAGAAGGATGGGGGATAATGAATGAGGCAAAAGAAGGAGATGAAGAGGATGAGATGACGTTTACGGGGGGAAGGGGGGAGACGGTGATTGATTACATAATAGGGGATATGAAAGCGTGGGAGAGAGTGGTGAGAATGGAAGTGGGAGGAGAAGTTGATTCGGATCACCAATCGGTATCGGTATGGATAGATAGGgatgaggaagagagggagggaagggagaagaaggaggaagtgAAATGAGTAGAGGGGGTGGATTGGATGAGAGATGCTGGAGAGGAATTTAGGAAGAGAACGGAGGAATTTAAAGTTGGAAATGGAAGGGTAGATGAAATGCTGGAGGAAGTAATAGAAAGGGTGAATAGGGAGgtaagaaggaagaaaaggaggGTGGGAGGAGGTAGGAAGAAGGGATGGTGGAATGGGGAGTgtagaaggaagaagaaggaggtGGAAGGATTACTAAGAGAGTGGAAACGAGGCAAGAAAAGTAAATAGGAATATATTAAAGGAAAGAAGGAGTATAAAGAGCTGTGTTGTaggaaaaaggaggaagaaaaggaagaactCTTAGAGGAAGCAAGAAAGGTTAGAACGCAGAAGCAGGTATGGGAGGTGATaaacaaagagagaaggaagaaggaggAATTGAATAAGGAGATAAAGATGGAGGAGTGGGACGAATATTTTATGGGGATGTTGGGAGGGGTGGAGGGTAGAATCAGATTGGGAGGAGGGAGGAGGCGATGGATGGAATGGGAAggggaggagggagagggaggagaggaggtGGGGAGGAGGAAGGGAACATAGAGTGGGAAGAGATAAGAGAGGTGATTGGGAAGTTGAAAAGAGGCAAGGCGGCAGGGGAAGACGGGATTCAGAATGAGGCATGGATATGGGGGGAGGGGAATAAGGCAAGCGTTGTGGGAGATTAGCAGGAGGGTATGGAGGGGGGAGGATTTTCCAGAGAGATGGAGGGAGGGGATAATTgtgccaattgcaaaaaagaaAGGGGCGAAGAAGTTAAAGGAGCATAGGGATATCACCTTGATGCCGACAGCTTACAAGGTCTATGCCATGGTGTTGGCCAATAAGCTGAAGAGAGAGGTAGAGGAGAAGGGGATAGTACCGGAAAGTCAGGCGGGATTTAGGGAGGGAAGAGGGGTTATGGACAATATATACGTAGTGAATTTCATTGTGGAGAGACAATTGGAGAAGGGAAAGAAGATGGTGGCGGCGTTTGTTGATCTGAAGGCGGCATTTGACTCAGTGGACAGGGGAATTTTGAGGAAGTGTTTGAAGGAGATGGAAGTGAGTAGGAGATTAAGGGAAAGGATTATGGAGATATacagagagacaaagagtgtGGTGAGGGTGGGAGAAAGATGCGGGAAAAGGTTCTGGACGGCGAGGGGAGTCAGACAAGGATGTCCACTGAGTCCactgttatttaatattttaatggcgGATATAGAGAGGGAAATAGGGAAGGATGGAATGGGTGGGGTAAGAGTGGGGGCAGAGAAGTTAAGGGTACTTAGCTATGCGGACGATTTGGTATTATTGGCAGAAGATGAGGAAGGTATGAGGTGGTTACTAAGGAGACTAGAAAGATATTTGGACAGGAAAGGATTGTTGGTGAATGTggaaaaaacgaaaataatGAGGTTTAGGAAGGCATGGGGAGGTAGAAGGAAGGAGAAGTGGTGgtggaaaggagaaagaataGAGGAGGTAAAGGAAATGACGTATTTGGGATACAGATTCAAGTGGAATGGAGGGCAAGAGGCACAAATAAGAGAGAGGGTGAAGAGGGCGATGGGGGTTTCGGGACAGGTTTGGGGAATAGGAAAGAGAAGATTTGGGGGAGAGTGGGGAAGAAGAATGAAATTGTTTGACTGGCTGGTGGCAAGTGTTATAAGTTTTGGAGCGGAGGTATGGAGGTGGAAGGAATGGGAGAGAGTAGAGAGGGTACATGAAAGGTATATACGGTGGGTATTGGGAGTGGAGGGAAGGACACCGGGATATATGATAAGAGaagaagggaagagagagaagatgagAACAAGATTGGGAAGGAGGGCGATGAGATATGAGGAAAGGCTGGAGGGAGGAGGTGGCAGTTTATGGGCGAGGAGATGCTAGGAGGAGgtaaagaagagagagggaaggaagGGTTCGAAATGGGAGGAGTAGAGGAAAAGCTTTTATAGGGAGAGGGGGTGTCGGTGGAGTGGGTAAGGAGGCAGAGGGAGGAGGGGAGGGAGATAAGACAGAAAGTAGAAGACAGGGATCTGGAAGTACAGCAGCAGGAGAGGTATGGAAGAATAGAGAGGTCCAGGTGGAATAGGTGGTACAGGGAATTGAAAACATTAGGCATACCTAGATACCTAAAGAAAGcaggaaaggaaggaaggatgATTAGAATCGCCAGATTTAGATTGGGGAATGAAATGAGGGAGGGGAGGTATTGGGAAAGGGAAGAGGATAGGAGATGTAGACTATGTGGATGGGAGGAAGAAATGTGGGAACATGTGGTGGGGGTGTGCAAagggaggagggggaggaggtACGGAAGAGATATTGGGGATATTGAAGGATGATGGGAGTGGAGAGGGATGGATGAAAGAGTTGCAAAGAAGgagaataaaaagtaatgtgtggggggagaggggaggacgaacggacggatggacggacaGACGGTGACGAgtgtgagagagagggagaggaggagtgagagggagagagagtagAGCGGAGAAAGGTGTGATgtggaggagagagaggaaagcgAGATATGTGAAGGGATGGAGAGGCGgagagcggcggcggcggtggcggcggcgaggagaaagagagagagagagaatgaggaGCGGATACCCTCTGTGTTCCGCGGGGGGGGAAAAGCGAGAATTACGAGTAGCGATTGttgtttgttttgttttgtgtgtatttttatatgatgTAAAAGGAGCGGGAGTCCTTCCTGTACCCCGCAAGGGcaggataaatatatatatctatctatAATTGTACAGTTGCGCTAGAATAGGACCAGAATCTTTGGTCGAAACGTAGCGCTTGTGTAGATTTGTTTTGCTGGTTTTGgtcgaaaataaagaaagtgatatcttaataataacaaaagttTCGTTTGCATTCCATACATTCAAGGTATAAGCGAGACTATCTTTAATATCCTTAAAAGCTTTCGAGTTAACACAGTCTACACAGTTTATAAAAAGCTAGATTCACTTGTTAAGTTAAGTAAAGACAAGGTTCCCAAAGGTGAAAAAACAGAGGTCGTATACCAAATTGAATGTATGGATTGCGATGCTTGCTACATAAGCCAGACCAAGCGACATTTAAACACTAGAATCAGAGAACATCAATTAGACATACGTAAGAAAGAAAGTTCTTGGTCTGTTGTCAGCAGCACAGAACGCATAACGATCACAAATTCGATTGGAccaatgttaaaattttgcaTTGTGAACATAAgcgaagaaagagggagatcGCTGAAATGGTTTTCATTAGAAGACACAACAATGCGATCAATCTTCAGACGGACATTGAAAACCTGTCTTGCATTTATGATACCGTTctggcaaatatttttttttttattttattgtttaccgtcagcattagcgttacccagtgtgcaccacgtaGAGGTTGCTGATCGGTTTTGCACATTTTGTGGCCCTGAAAAAGACCGATTGCTCCGCTTTACACTACTCCATGAGATGTTCAAAATGTTCTCCAGCATTGTCTAAACATACGAGGACTGTTTGATAAGTACCCGATGACTACCATTAGATATCAAAGCAGAGGTGCCAGCGCGATACCCTTTCCATTTCGCTTGCCCTCACCACGTCGCACTGAGCCGTGAGCCGCGTCTGCAGACTGGCAACACTGATTGTACAGTAGCATTGGGTACATAACAAGTCAGAACTCAATAATCTGTAAAATCCTTCACCATTTTTGGACTTGATTGATTTTTAATCTGTAACACAACCTTGATTCGTCCTTACCATAGTACCTTAACCTTAGTCTTTATCATAGAAGTCCTGCAAAACTTAGTTTTGTTTCCATTTTATAATACTCAgcaaaacatttattctcaataactcaaaatttatttattgcattctCTAATCACTTATAAAATGGCTAATCTTTTAGAACGAGAGAGGATTGCACTCCTAATAATGCGGGGATGGGGTGATCGTGAAAGGTCTTATAATGAAGTTAGGCAACTTTTTAACGACACTTTTCGCAATGGAGGCACAGCCATTTCGAAAACTACTGTGCAAAGAACAATCCAACGCTACGCAGAAAAGTGTGGAGTGAAAAATCGAGTAATCCCAGGAAGACCGAGATCAGCGACGTCAGAGGAAAATCAACTGACTGTTGCACTATCATTTGTTGAAAATCCACATCTCAACACTCGCAAAGCAGCTCAGCATAACGACCTCAGTTAAAAGTCAGTGCACAGAATACTGAAACAGGTCAGGTTCCACCCGTATTAAAATGCATTTAGTTCAAGAACTCAATGAAGATGATCCCGATCGATGTGTAGATTTTTGTGAAACAATGATGTtgcgaattaataataatcccgCATTTGTTTCCAATATAGTCTTCTCGGATGAAGCAACTTTTCAGTTGAATGGCCATGTGAACAGGCATAATTGCAGATTTTGGTCTCGCGAGAATCCTCATTGAATGTTAGAAGCGCATACGCAATATCCTGCAAAATTAAATGTCTGGGCGgggataataaataacacattaGTTGgtccattttttattcaggGCAATTTAACAGCCGATACATACGAAGTAATGTTGAGAAATGAAATACTCCCAGCAATTAGGCAAATCGTAAATGATGAATTCGCTCACACATGGTTTTAACAAAACGGGGCAGGGCCACATTACGGTAAGAATGTCCGACTTTTCTTAGATAGAGTATTTCCTCATCGGTGGATTGGCAGAAGAGGAGAAATCGAGTGGCCACCGCGTTCGCCTGATTTATCGCCGTTGGATTACTTTCTATGGGGATACCTCAAAAGTAAAGTTTATGAAACTAAATCAACGAGATTGGAGGATCTCCAGTAAAGAATCATTGACGAAGCTGCACTCATTAATTCGCAAATGATCAGAAATGCCACATCCGCCTTCTACGACCGACTAGCTCATTGTCAGGCCGTAAATGGTTTACAATTTGAGCACTTACTGTAAGAATGTTATTGGTTGCCGAACGCTATTTACAATTTCAGATTAGCAGCCGATCTAgccttaactggccggatcaGTGATCGATCTTGTCTTAGTTGGCTGGATCTCtaatcgatcttgccttaactggctggatctCTAATcaatcttgccttaactggccggatcaGTGATCGATCTTGTCTTATTTGGCTGGATCTCtaatcgatcttgccttaactggccggatcaGTGATCGATCTTGTCTTAGTTGGCTGGATCTCTAAttgatcttgccttaactggctggatcagtAATAGATCTTGTcttaactggccggatctgtgatcaatcttgccttagttggctggatgtagaacacacgcatacgcacgctcgcgcgcacgcatacacacaaacacacgcacgcacgcacgcacatgctgatggtaaacagtaaaataaaaaaaaacttccgtgtctgttataaagcgagtattatcattgatccgccaaaggttgaacctgagttttcgggatacGGAGggcgttttttaaaaaactgtttcgaacgaaagttacttacttttcgacgaagaatcagaatctgcaataaaaagtatggaattccgtttaaaaaaacaacgTTGCACTCCATATCACCTTGGCacgttcactcaaggtcaaaccaatgacacCATCTTATGTCCTCCTCTgaaccctacaacttttgtataaaacatttctttcaacAACGTAACCCCTCTTAGATATTCAGGAGTACCCATCTTtttgactcaccctgtataatttaGAAATTGATATTACTCTTTcatacaataaaaagaatcaGGAAGACTTAGAAAGTACTCGTGCGAAGAAACTATAAGTGTACAGGGTGTTAATTTTCCATCGCCCACTAAGCACACAGTGTTATTCCTTATGAAAAGTTGAGTCAAAAAGTTCTGAACTATTTTTCTCTACGATGCTTAATGAAAGAGTTacatattgttaaataaataccaGCAAATAACGCCGTCATTTAGAAGTATATACGTCTGTGAGTCACACAGACTATCTTAACAGCATGAACATAGCGGCGGTGTACTCACGCACACTACCAGGTGCGCGGCTCACTGATGTACACTCGGCTAAAAATTCGCGCTGATTCCATTGACTTTACTCACTAATTACTACTTTACTAAGCTGTGTGCTTAGTGGGCAGTGGAAAattaacaccctgtatagaaatcatataatttagaaattgatattaatctttcatattttgaaatctagcagcgccaagttttttctattgaaaaattttattttttttctgtcatagtaaaaaatttattatatttttaaaatacatcttttcttaaatatattattagtgCGTACATTAATCTATCTACTTTGTTACAAAATTCAATCTTTATTTACGGATTACACAGTATGATATTAAAAACTCTCTTTTCTACATCTTTAGTTCACTTTTTGGACAACTGGTGAATTCTATTACGGAAAAATGTTGCGGTTTTGATTAAGTTATCTCAGAACACATATTTATAatcgtatttaattatatgtagaatgtttaattttctatttacatTTCACATACttttatagttggcgcaattatTTGATATCATTCGTTTTGTAGAAGAGTATATATCACttggtttatttttttttaattaaagatactACCACTTTGGTTTTTTTAAAAGGTCCAAAgatagttttaaatattaaaggtACTACCACTTTACTTTATTCGAGACACAAAGATATTTCCAAATAGATTATCATTGTTTGTCGTGTACTACCACTTGGGTTTTGTCAAGACATATACCACACGTATACTTGGcgttttttttacttttgtttaaaaaggtaattttgtacggtactgtacaaacgacgatgataataacgacgtttcttaaatataaattttgtttacgGAGCGATAGATTCGTGACAAAAGAGTGATAAAAGGACTCGGGTTGGGATCGGAGTAGTACGTAGTGATCAGAGTAAATTTGAGCAATTTTGATTAACGTAACTAACGTTCAATCTTTAATGATAAGTGTGATACAAGATTCTACTGATATACAAGATGCCGTTTATGATTCGAAAACTGAGATAGAcgttcgatcgcgatcgcaatACGATACAGAGTGTGAGTATTCGATGCGCTTTGGTATCGGCCGTGTGTACGAAAAACAGGTGATATTGAAAGAGGGGGAACATAATACGCTTTGTTCGGTCGTATACGACCCGCGATCAGCTGTCCACAGCTGATTTGGTAAACATAAACTAGACGCTGATTAAGGAAAggagttagagtgagaaattaattacattggcGTTAACATTTCGCCCGCCTTGTCAACTGGAAGTTGACGAAACTGATTACTGAATGAGAAAACGATTAATAATCGgttaaaaaaaatgcatacaatttcagagagaaaaaagagaacaaagaattaatttttaatgcgaATCTGGAGCCGTTGGCAACAAGCACAGCTTGACGATTGGTCTTTGCAAAGTAGCGGAGGCAGTCTTTATTGTCGCCACTCGAATCAGTCCGTCAGGGCCTGGATGCACGTCGGTGATTCGAGCGAGAGGCCATTTCGTTGGAGGAAAACGTTCGTCCTTCACTAGAACCAGGTCTCCGACTTTGTAATCCGTCCGAGCGCGGTGCCATTTTGCTGAGGTCTGTAACTGATGCAAATATTCAAGCGACCAGCGTCGCCAGAAGGAGTCTATTAATTTTCGCAAAAGTTGCCAGCGTTAGAAGCGATTCAGAGGAATGTCTTGCATTGAGGGCTCAGGAATGGTCGTGAGAGCGGAACCAACGAGGAAATGACCAGGCGTCAGAGCGGACAAATCCGCCGGGTCGTCGGATAGAGCAACGAGAGGACGAGAGTTTAAGATGGCTTCTACTTGTGTCAAAAAGGTTGAGAGTTCTTCATAAGTTAGGACTGTATCACCGATAATTCGACGTAGATGACCCTTGACTGATTTGACGCCGGCCTCCCATTTTTCGCCGAAGTGCAGCGTTGAAGGTGGATTAAATTTCCATTCTACTCCGTCGTTGGCGAGGATGTTGGCTATCTCAGACCATTCTCGCGTTGCGGCTCGGAATAGTCGTCTCAGTTCAGCATTCGCCCCGACAAAATTGGTGCCTTGGTCACTGGTGATGGTGGAGCAGATGCAGCGGCGGCTTGTAAAGCGCTTGTGAGCGGCTATGGACCCGTCGGTGGAGTAATCCGTGGCTATTTCTAAATGGATTGCAGAGCTGCTGAAGCATACAAAGACTATGAAGTAACCCTTGTAGGTTTTGGCGCCTCGTCCGCGGAACGTTTTGAGCGTGATGGGCCCGGCATAGTCGTCTCCGATGTTCAGGAAGGGTCGGTGTGGTGTCACCCGGGTTGCTGGTAGTTGCCCCATGTGCTGTTGTCCGCAGACTGTGCGCTGTCTCACGCAGATGACGCATTGTTGAATAAATGATCGAATTGGAATGCGCCCACCGAGGATCCAGAATCGTTGTCGTATTGAGGAGAGTGTTAGTTGAGGTCCGCCGTGAAGAGTGAGTAGATGATGATACCTTATAATCAGAGTGGTCAATGGAGATTCTCGAGAAAGTATGAGCGGGTGTTTCTCGGCTGGATCGAGTtgagagagaaggaagcgTCTTCGTATTCGTAAATGTCCATCAGCatcgagaaaaggagaaagacgGAGTAAAGGACTTGAGGACGGAAGTGGtttgttatttttaagaatttgGATTTCGGATGAGAAGAAAGATTGTTGAATGATTTTAACCCAGATAAGAAGCGATGTATTGAGCTCCGATGGCGTGAACGGAGTTGGAAGTGATAAAGCAGAAGGAGATTTGCTAAATAAAGCTACGGCTCGCCGAACCCAGGCAGTGATACGAAGTAGTGTTGTAAGCGAGGAGTAATTATGGATAAGGTCCCAGAGATTCGACGAGAGAGTGGAATTGTAAGCCAGTGTGCGCGTCGTTGATCTTTGTTCGAGATGGAAGTTCGAGCCAGGTGCTGGATTGAACGAAGGCCAAGTGGTAGAATGATGCTGAAGCCACTGAGGTTCGGTCCACCAGAGTTGTTCTTGTTAAAGTCACTGCGGAGAGGCCCCGCGCGTTGCGAGGTCGGCGGGATTCTCTTTGCCGGAGACGTGATGCCATCGAGAATGTGAGAGCTCTTGAATGGTGGCGACTCGATTGCGAACGAAGTCTTTCCATTGGGACGGGGGACTTCTGATCCAGGCGAGAGCGACGGTCGAATCGGTCCAGAGGTGGACTGGAGCGTTGGCGAGTTTGAGCGTATCGCGAATTTTGCGCACATGTTTGACGAGCAATAACGAAGCGGAGAGTTCGAGTCGTGGTATGGTGACCGGTTTGATTGGAGCAACTTTTGATTTCGCACTAATGAGAGTGACCTGGGCTTCGCCGACTTGATGTAGGACTCGAAGGTACACAACCGCGGCGAGCGCGTGTTGCGACGCGTCGGAAAAACCGTGGATTTCCCCGGCTAAAGACGTCGAACTGCATCCGAGCCAACGCGAAACGGATAATGAAGAGACTGTTTCCATCGGCTGCATTAAGTTCTCCCACTTGGTTTGGAGATCGTCGGGTAGCTCTTCATCCCAGTCGAAACGGAAGGCCCAGAGTTCCTGGAGGAAAATCTTTGCAAGAATGACGACAGGCGCTAACCACCCGAGAGGGTCGAAGATCCGAGCGATAAATGAGAGCGCTTCGCGTTTGTTGCTAGagcgacgagaaagagagactggAGCGGATTTGAATTTAAA comes from Ooceraea biroi isolate clonal line C1 chromosome 8, Obir_v5.4, whole genome shotgun sequence and encodes:
- the LOC105278573 gene encoding uncharacterized protein LOC105278573, producing the protein MGQLPATRVTPHRPFLNIGDDYAGPITLKTFRGRGAKTYKGYFIVFVCFSSSAIHLEIATDYSTDGSIAAHKRFTSRRCICSTITSDQGTNFVGANAELRRLFRAATREWSEIANILANDGVEWKFNPPSTLHFGEKWEAGVKSVKGHLRRIIGDTVLTYEELSTFLTQVEAILNSRPLVALSDDPADLSALTPGHFLVGSALTTIPEPSMQDIPLNRF